The following coding sequences are from one Streptococcus mitis window:
- a CDS encoding glycoside hydrolase family 13 protein, which translates to MELTAIYHRPESEFAYLYKDKKLHIRIRTKKGDIENINLHYGDPFIFMEEFYQDTKEMVKITSDAIFDYWQVEVSVDFARIQYLFEVTDTEGQSILYGDKGCVENSLENLHAIGNGFKLPYLHENDACKVPDWVSNTVWYQIFPERFANGNARLNPEGALDWDSSITPQSDDFFGGDLQGIIDHLDYLQDLGITGLYLCPIFESTSNHKYNTTDYFEIDHNFGDKETFLELVEQAHQRGMKIMLDAVFNHIGSQSPQWQDVVKNGEQSTYKDWFHIQQFPVTTEKLANKRELPYHAFGFEDYMPKLNTANPEVKDYLLKVATYWIEEFGIDAWRLDVANEIDHQFWRDFRKAVLAKRPDLYILGEVWHTSQPWLNGDEFHAVMNYPLSDSIKDYFLRGVKNTNQFVDEINGQSMYYKQQISEVMFNLLDSHDTERILWTADEDVQLVKSALTFLFLQKGTPCIYYGTELSLTGGPDPDCRSCMPWERVSSDNEMLNFMKKLIKIRKHASAIISHGKYSLKEIKPDLIALEWKYQGHALKAIFNQSTEDYIVEKEAVVLATNYQELENQLLIFPKGFVIFH; encoded by the coding sequence ATGGAATTAACAGCCATTTACCACAGGCCTGAGTCGGAGTTCGCCTATCTTTATAAGGATAAGAAACTTCATATTCGGATTCGAACTAAGAAAGGGGACATTGAAAACATCAACTTGCATTATGGTGACCCTTTTATCTTTATGGAGGAGTTTTATCAGGATACAAAAGAAATGGTCAAGATAACTTCTGATGCCATCTTTGATTATTGGCAAGTTGAAGTGTCCGTTGACTTTGCACGTATCCAGTATCTCTTTGAAGTCACGGATACAGAAGGTCAAAGTATTTTGTATGGTGATAAAGGTTGTGTGGAAAATTCTCTAGAAAATCTCCATGCTATTGGGAATGGATTTAAGTTGCCCTATCTTCATGAGAATGATGCCTGCAAGGTTCCTGACTGGGTTTCAAATACGGTATGGTATCAGATATTTCCTGAGAGATTTGCCAATGGAAATGCTCGATTAAACCCAGAAGGGGCATTAGACTGGGATTCATCTATCACACCTCAGAGTGATGATTTCTTTGGTGGTGATTTACAGGGGATTATTGACCATCTGGATTACTTGCAAGACTTGGGAATTACTGGACTTTATCTTTGCCCTATCTTTGAATCTACGAGCAATCATAAGTACAATACGACGGATTACTTTGAAATCGACCATAATTTTGGAGACAAGGAAACCTTTCTAGAGCTGGTCGAGCAAGCTCATCAGCGTGGCATGAAAATCATGCTGGATGCTGTATTTAACCATATTGGTTCGCAATCGCCTCAATGGCAAGATGTTGTAAAAAATGGTGAACAGTCTACTTATAAAGATTGGTTCCATATTCAACAATTTCCAGTGACGACTGAAAAGCTAGCCAATAAGAGAGAGTTACCTTATCACGCTTTTGGTTTCGAGGACTATATGCCTAAGCTAAATACAGCCAATCCAGAGGTCAAGGACTATCTTTTAAAGGTTGCGACTTATTGGATTGAAGAGTTTGGTATCGATGCTTGGCGTTTGGATGTGGCTAATGAGATTGACCATCAGTTCTGGAGGGATTTTCGGAAGGCAGTTTTAGCTAAAAGGCCTGATCTTTACATCCTTGGAGAAGTCTGGCATACCTCTCAGCCTTGGTTAAATGGCGATGAGTTTCATGCAGTCATGAATTATCCTTTATCTGATAGTATCAAGGACTATTTCTTACGAGGTGTTAAAAATACGAACCAGTTTGTAGATGAAATCAATGGCCAATCTATGTATTACAAGCAGCAGATTTCAGAAGTGATGTTTAATCTTCTAGATTCGCATGATACAGAACGTATTTTGTGGACGGCCGATGAAGATGTTCAACTGGTTAAATCAGCCCTAACCTTTCTCTTTTTACAAAAAGGAACACCCTGCATCTATTACGGAACAGAGCTATCCTTGACTGGCGGTCCAGACCCAGATTGTCGCAGTTGTATGCCTTGGGAACGCGTATCAAGTGATAATGAGATGCTGAACTTTATGAAGAAGCTAATCAAGATTCGCAAACATGCCTCAGCAATCATTTCGCATGGCAAGTATAGCCTAAAAGAAATCAAACCAGATCTAATAGCTTTGGAATGGAAATACCAAGGACATGCCCTCAAAGCAATATTTAACCAATCAACAGAAGATTATATTGTCGAGAAAGAAGCAGTAGTCTTAGCAACCAATTACCAAGAATTGGAGAATCAGCTTCTCATCTTTCCAAAAGGATTTGTGATTTTTCATTAA